TTACTTCTGCTCGTAATTTTTCCAGCTTTTCTCGTCTTTTCGTGTTGAAAGGACAGGAGCCTGGATCCCCAGATAAGTTTAATGCTGGCCACACAGGCAATTCAACAAAGACTGGTCTGGTAGTCCTAGAGAGAtagataattataaaatatatcatCAAACACTTTAACACGGGATTAAGTAGAATGAACATACATACCTCTGAAAGGcctcaaattttaaataaggtCCCTTCAGATGCCTGACCTTCAAATCTTTAGTCGAACTTTGTTGACTTGAATGCTTTGACCGTTTTAAATGATCTGTATCTTTAACGGATGCGTAGATTTTATCAAGCCAAGTTTGGAGTTTATCAATTGCCCAAATAGGAATTCCCCAATTTTGGGCGTTGTAAAGTGGATCCACGGAACACTGTTGTGGCTGTATCAGAGCACGCTCCAACATTGCATCCACCCGCGatttctacaaaattttatacataaaaaaaaaacaatgaagtTAAATTACACGTAATATAATTAGATTTGTTTTTAACAAAATACTTACAGATCTTTGGGTAGTTTGACCCCTTAGAGTAACTGAATTAGACAAGGGGCAGTCGGGACTAAAATACAGTGTTGGAGGAGTTGTCATGGGGGTTGGAGTTTCTAAACTCCTCAGCGAGGGAGGTCCCCCGCTGCCTCCACTGACACAACCCCATTTATGTTTCCCAAAGTTTACGCAACCGGTTTTATCTACCCTGTCGCTAATTACCAGATTAACGCttcgtattaaaaataattctatcacctaaaaaagataaaaatagaatttgaaAAGTCAGAGCACATTGAGTTTGTACATTGATTTTTGATGATGATGAAGGAGCGGTAAGGAAATTTACAACTGTGTCTCTGTCACTGAAATGAAACGCGGAATAAAGGTCACAAACAAAGGACGTGATCCAGTCGAATTTTCAATGGTTTAACTCACGCAAAAAAAGCTTCTAGCTGCATGGAAAAGGGTGTGTAGAGTGTAGACGCCCGGTGATAAGTGATCCGATGACGGTTGCACGGATAGACGTTTACATCGCGGTATGCTGACGTCAAGTAATCTCGTGTTCCTCTCAAACGCTACTAAGTGCGCTATCAATCGAATTCGCAGAAGCACGAGCCATGCGTGTGTAGATGGAAATCTTCATGTAGTCAACAATGGTTGCCGCATTGTTACACACCGCGTTCTAATAATACGCTACGAGTCGCAGGGAACCAGGACAATAACGAAGCACGTGGGATCGAACGAAAGGAATAATTCAAGgtgtttcgatcgaaaaattaatgtaaataaacTTTTTGAACCAAATCTACAGAAGTCAAGGTAATCGGTGAGTTTACACTCGATTACTGTCAAACGGTCTTGAAACGCACGAAACCTTCACACAAAACAACTTCCTCGAACGGCACTGTTTATCGGTTCACAAATTTGCGAATATTACGAACTACGTGTTGGAAACACTTCAAAACGCGATCTACGATAAAAATGTTTCCGGGAAGGGAAGTTTCTTGAGATCTGTCTCAAGCAATCAAACGAAAGGAAGGAGGTAAAGGAAAAGAGCGCTGGGACGCGCGATGAGATCGTTACTCGCGGGGGAGAACTGTCACGCACAAAATGGCCATTCGCCGTTAACAGCTTGGCAGACGAGCCTGGAGGCGGCGCTTCGCGTTCTTGCTCGCTCTCCGACGACGAACACTGCGACAAAGTGAATGCAGTAGTTTCGCTGAATATGTGAAAAATAGTTTTCGCTGTATAATCACGtccattttttttgttttttcaaacCACCACAACACAACAGCCGCTGGTGACGAATCTGGTACACTTCGTTGCATTTCCGAAGTTACCCTAAAGATGGCGCGACACGACCCGGTTTTTCAGCGAGTGTTTGtcaacagaaatattttacgataattCCTATGCTATGAACTTCCGAAGTTATGCTGCTCATCGGTATATATGCTAATCATTTTCAATTGTTATCAGTCTAATCACGTTCTGAGCAAATAATATAGGAGAGTTTTGGTGTAATTTACAATTACCGATGCCTTTGAATATCTCTGCAATTTACGGAAGATTTCTGTTGTGTCACTTTTTGtcgaaatttcattaaattcgCTTCATTATTATTCCGTTTTACCGATCGAAACATTTTGAAATTGCGTACTTCCATCTCAAATAATATGTACTTTTCCGAAAATATAGAATCACGTGTTTGCAacttcaaattttacgcacagtACATGACACACGCGTTGGACGTCAAGTTAATACTAATAGGCTATAGAGACGGTCATTGAAAATGGCGGGAAGAGAGATAGAGGAGGGAGTATATGAGAACAAAAGAGAAAGCAAACTATCACGAGAAAAAGAGAGGGGACGAATGAAAGAAGAGTTATCGTAAATGCACTGGAAGTATGTACAATGAATCAACGACGGGAAAATGAAAGGATAAAAAGGAAAGGTTTCATGAATATGATCACACTCAAATAAACACTTACCCCGCCCAAATCTTTGATTTTTGCTTCTATTTTGACTGTAGTAGCATGATTCTTTATATCCAAGTAAAAAGATTTTCCTTCTAAGGGTTTCAAATCTTTTTGTGTACGAACatctgaaatataaaaatttgttagaTTTGTTGCAGTTGTTAAACATAATATTCTTAAGTATAAATAAAGTGTGCAACTTTTAACAAACTAACAAAATCAGATTTGTGATTTGACATGTTTGATTTAATTTATGAATGTAATGAAAAACAATTGCTTTACTTTTATACGAAACAAGTGTTTCTATACTTCACTCATAATATGTTGAATgaattaaaagagaaaaattgattgataaagaataaaatgaaataatattagaaAAAGAAAGTTAAATGACAAGCTCCTTTATCGGTTAGGCGTAGCAACGTATTGTGCGGTGAGATCATCATGCAAATGTCACAGAAGACATACATTTACGTactcgaacgagagaaagacTTTTACGTAAATACGTgacttattacgtatatcagAGAAAAATGGTTTACAGGAAATTTAGTATCTCAAATTCAGATTTGTGCgtgtcgataaatatttatgcgCATATGTTAGACGTACGTGAGTGCTTGcttaatttattttctcttGATGGCTGCTTGTGCTCCTGATGCTGAATTTTGGACGGAGATACCATTCCTATGCTATGCACCGCACAGACAACAACGATATTTTCCTTTCACtgtactttaatatttttaacacaCTTCCCATTCTCACGAACATACCACATACCATCGCAGATATTACTCTGCATATTCACTAGTTGTATCCGTTTTCATAGAAAACCGTTATTAATCGAAATTATTACACAAAAACTCTCATTTTGGAACAAGTGATACCCGAAATCATCCGAACCGATctgaacgtatcgacgaactgAAACTACGTATAACAGCTTGATGTTTGAATCTGTATTCGAAAGTATACACAAGGTTGGccaatataaaaaatgtttctctgTTGGTAGAAAGGTAgagaaacattgaaaaaaatGGTATTTTATTGTTACACTATTATCCTCTTCTCCATACATATATTGAGATCATAAACTAAACTGAAATCACAAAATATGCTTTATttgattttcaaattattttattgcattgtaaatgaaaaagTATATAGTCTCAATCAACGTGTATACTcataatttctttcaatttaaatATGGGGATATTTTTCCAATCTTTTACTGGTTACTCATTTATTACTATCTTCAAGTGTAATGAAAAATGTTGTAACTGggaaacaaataatttttcatactgTTTTCACATCTTTGAATGTATCTGCGAAAAAAaacttatatatacatatttgtattgATTCAATAAATGTCTACTATCAGTCTTCATTGTGTAGCATTGGTTACTTAACACTTTGTTGCACGATAAATAGTCGAATTTAATAGATTATTAAGAAAAACAACGTTTGTTAGACATAATCAATCATTTTCTCCCTAACTTGTAAATTTAGCTATgacattaaaattttataagaCAATGATAATAAGTTAAAAATCGTAACATACAATCTGAtgataaacaataataatttcaacTTCGTTGAAACTTTGTTGATACAAATAAGTAATGCAATAATACTTAGAATTCGCGAAACAAAAAATACGTCTTATATCAGTATGTTATATCAATATCTAACATTTTTATTACGACtacaataaattaataattatcgatAGAGTTTGATACAATTCTTCATTACAAAATCGATTAAATCCAGTTGAGAAACACTGAAGATCATGGTAGCGGTAGGAGGAGCACGTCGAAACAAACTTGTCTGTCAGTCGTCGTGAAAGCGATTACCGAATGGGTGGATCGTTGTAATGATCTGTTTGATTAAACGCATACAATGTCTAATTTTATACGATGTCTGGTTTTCGGGGTGCTTTTTAGCTTCGCAAATACTAGCATGCCTCATGCCTGGTACGAATCCTTACCTGCGGTGGCTTTAGATTACAAATTCCACGTTGAAGCCGGGAAAGAAGATTGTTACTTTCAATATGTTAATACTGGCGTTACTTTCTACGTAAATTTACAGGTACACGACTATTTTTACGGCAATTACTTTGTCAAAAACACCATtgcttatttgtttatttatttatttaagttaGGAATTTGTACTCGATCAGCGAGCATTTGGAAGCATTTTCTTTGAtaatttaaatgtatttatgatgattagaaaaaatgttttaccataCGGTTTTGTATATAGATTTTCAAAGAACTTGTACGTTTACCATATTTTTTTTGTATGAAACAAAAGAATATGTTAAGGAATATTTATACATGCAGGTAATACGTGGTGGTGATGGAAAAGCTGGCTTTGTAGTGAGAAACCCAGATGGTGTATTAGTGGTTCCGTATCAATGGCTTTCTAATTCGGATTACCAAGATGTTGTAAAGAATGCTGGTTACTTCAGCATTTGTATAGATAATCACTTTTCCAAATATAGTTCGAAATTAGTTAATTTATACATCACTTTAATCAGGTAATTCTTTCAAAATGTGTATTGTGGCCTTAGTTCATGGAATTTTAATTGGCAAGTTACTCTTTGTAGATACGACGAATGGGATAAATATGCGAGGGAGATAAAGGCATTGAATGTTTCCGTTGAAAATTTTACGGTAcgtcaattttctatttttaattggTACACAAAACATTTTACATTGTTTGTTTCAATTGTAGAGTGGGATAATGCACGTGGAAAAGAACATTAACAAAATGATCCAGAGTCAGCATTTAAGTAGAAGTAGGGAAGCACGAGATTTAAGTTTGTTGATGAATAATAACTTTTACGTTCAAACATGGTCTTTAATGCAAATAATTGTCATAATGATAACAACAACTATACAGGTATATTTTGTGAGAAAACTTTTTGAGGTGAAACCGTCTAAATATTCCAGAGTAGGCATATGAAAAGACTCTTAATAAATCGTGTCATGTTAAAAGTAACACGCACTGTAAAGGAATTTTGCTACATTTATTGTGATAAGGTAGCTATGCTTCCAACCTAAAAGCATAGTAAACTTACTTccagaatattatattttttccttagcttAAAGTCAACCATATTCTTGACAACAGCATAATACTCCTTTTCACGAGAAGCTGCAAAAGCATCATTATAAGACTGTATTTAGTTTCATATTTACACAAATGAAACATTCCTTTTAATGCTTAAAGTGTCAAAACATTGTCACCGATTTTTTCAATTATCAGCatttttatacatacatacgaaTTATATTTATGGATCGATGAATTGATTAGAGAAgtttatattgtatttataccagaataataaataatgaagtACTTTTGTTATGtatgtttgtaattttattcaatcCAAGCCGCGATAAAGAGCGCTACTGTAGAAGCCTGTAATAAGGGATAATAATCATTAGAGAAATGTAAAGTTCCGTTAagagttttattcgaaattatattatttaaattgataattcataatttaattttttaataattggcAGATTGTTGTTTTGCTTTTCGTTGTAATATACTGCCGCTTAACGCGAGGAGACGGTGTCTTTGTTTAAGATTTCTTGCGCGAACATGTTCCGAAGCGACCTCTTTCGTATAATTCCCAGGGAACCAGCCTTGTTCCCCGTCCAATAATTTTTCACCATGGAACCAACCATCCGACATTTTTCGAAGCACATTTATGACATCCCCTGAAAAATACTTCTTGCGTTAATCTTCGATTCGGGACATTTTCGCGAATATTAACGCTCACCTGGATGCAAAGATAATTCGTCTGGTTGGTTTGGAGAGTAACAGTACAGAGCCACTACTTGGGGACAGTCCCATACTTCGTAAAGAGTCTCGCCTACTAAACCTTGTTTTGAGGGTGAAACAGCTTCTAACCATCTCTGTCTTTCGGTGTTGCTTTCACAGGTTAAAATGTATTCCACTTGTCGACcagaataattttctaatagAGTCAGTAACATTGCGTTACGTCCGGCAAACGGCGAATCTTCGGGAACTGATTCTAGAGCGATCAGGCTCCTTTTACAAGTATCTATTACGGCATATGTTTCGTTGTGAGTACTAGGGTATCAAACAGAAGAAATGTGTGCTATAGAGAACAATATGCTTATTGTAATAcaataattcccgctttcaagtaacaacaATTCTTATTTCGGATTCAAGCAACGGGATCACTCATCAGTTTTCACAACCGCGTTATCAATGGATCGATGAGGTTTTCTCAATCCATTTTTGGAAATTCCTTCAAAAAACATAACCTTATtccgactatttttaattatatttaaaacgaaacaaatccGGTCGTGTTTATACTAATTTTCGTCGGGAAAATCTCAACAATCCATTGGTTTTCTTTCAcgaagatataatgaaaaatacacaagTTTTGATTtctaattaataattaacacaACGATACGCGCTGCTATTCTCTTCCGTACGCTCAGACCACCTGAGCTTCGGTTCGAAATAAAGACTACTATCTACTCCACTTTTGTACAAATtggtggtgtttttttttttttttttttttact
This window of the Ptiloglossa arizonensis isolate GNS036 chromosome 5, iyPtiAriz1_principal, whole genome shotgun sequence genome carries:
- the LOC143146585 gene encoding transmembrane emp24 domain-containing protein 5, whose product is MSNFIRCLVFGVLFSFANTSMPHAWYESLPAVALDYKFHVEAGKEDCYFQYVNTGVTFYVNLQVIRGGDGKAGFVVRNPDGVLVVPYQWLSNSDYQDVVKNAGYFSICIDNHFSKYSSKLVNLYITLIRYDEWDKYAREIKALNVSVENFTSGIMHVEKNINKMIQSQHLSRSREARDLSLLMNNNFYVQTWSLMQIIVIMITTTIQVYFVRKLFEVKPSKYSRVGI